Proteins encoded in a region of the Nitrospira sp. genome:
- the rplL gene encoding 50S ribosomal protein L7/L12 — MPATEGKLSQEELIKAIESMSVLDLAELVKGLEARFGVTAAAPVAVAAAPAAGGGAAAPAEEKTSFDVILASAPADKKIQIIKVVRELTSLGLKEAKDLVEGAPKPVKTGVAKEEADTTKKKLEESGAKVEIK, encoded by the coding sequence ATGCCGGCTACGGAAGGGAAATTATCGCAGGAAGAATTGATCAAGGCGATCGAAAGCATGAGCGTGCTCGATCTGGCCGAACTGGTGAAGGGGCTTGAGGCGCGGTTTGGCGTCACGGCGGCGGCGCCGGTCGCGGTGGCGGCGGCTCCGGCGGCGGGCGGTGGTGCAGCGGCTCCTGCTGAGGAGAAGACGTCATTCGACGTCATTCTCGCGTCGGCGCCGGCCGACAAGAAAATCCAGATCATCAAAGTGGTGCGGGAGCTGACGAGTCTCGGCCTGAAGGAAGCCAAGGATCTCGTGGAGGGTGCGCCGAAACCCGTCAAGACCGGGGTGGCCAAGGAAGAAGCCGACACGACGAAGAAGAAGCTCGAAGAGAGCGGTGCCAAGGTCGAAATCAAGTAA
- the rpoB gene encoding DNA-directed RNA polymerase subunit beta — protein MSETTLQEFVERKDFSRIRTNIDIPDLIEIQKRSYEEFLQFEVESERRKDHGLQAALASVFPIPDYNNTAVLEFSSYTLGTPKYDERECLEQGMTFAVPLKLRVRLVVLDKEDKGPRKKVLDVREQEVYVGELPLMTERGTFLVNGTERVVVSQLHRSPGASFTHDKGRTHASGKVLYSARIIPYRGSWLDFEFDAKDILYVRIDRRRKMPTTILLKAFGFSSDDLLKMYYPVEEIRVSKGKMFRKLDPEIHHGLRCSVEVTDKGGKEPLVREGARLTKGLIAKLKASGVKEIPLLPAELVGRAVLTELVDSKQNQLAEKNQRLTAEIVEQIAESDVEEFKVIYLDMATATPVILDTLEMEKIGSKEEAMVEIYRRLRPGETPSVDTARALFDNLFLNSKRYDLSPVGRLKLNKKLGLDLPLDQRTLTAQDIVEVIRYLVNLKIGKGEIDDIDHLGNRRVRSVGELLENQFRLGLVRMERSIKERMNLLDMETVLPHDLINAKPVVAAVKEFFSSSQLSQFMDQTNPLAEITHKRRLSALGPGGLTRERAGFEVRDVHPSHYSRICPIETPEGPNIGLITSLATYARINQFGFIEAPYRKVVKGRVTDEIEFLSAIEGDKYIIAQANSKLDGTGRLVSETVSCRHGGDFVQATPDKIEYMDVSPKQVVSVATALVPFLEHDDANRALMGSNMQRQAVPLVTSEAPLVGTGMEAVVARDSGYVIQARRAGVVESVDATRIVVRADSKDGKRGKDSGLDVYDLIKFQRSNQNTCITQTPVVRLGQPVKKGQVLGDGPAIDHGELALGKNVLVAFMPWGGYNFEDAILLSEKLVREDAFTSIHIEEFEVEARDTKLGKEDVTRDIPNVGEEALRNLDESGIIRIGAEVKPGDILVGKVTPKGETQLTPEEKLLRAIFGEKAGDVKDTSLTVPPGVEGIVVDVKIFSRKGLDKDERSRSIETDDQMKLQRDHHEELRIIDEEKTKKIRKLLLGKVVGRDLMDPEGGDVILKKKGKLTAEVLRRLPDDTVRHIILSDPDEQKELEDVERRAKEQIEILQTLYDEKVGRLKRGDELPPGVIKLVKVYIAMKRKIQVGDKMAGRHGNKGVVSRVLPEEDMPYLPDGTPVEIVLNPLGVPSRMNVGQILETHLGWAAKALGIQVASPVFDGAAEKEIKDLLKKAKLPVSGQSQLIDGKTGEPFGSPVTVGYMYVLKLHHLVDDKIHARSIGPYSLVTQQPLGGKAQFGGQRLGEMEVWALQAYGAASTLQEFLTVKSDDVPGRSRMYEAIVKGEPFLEPGLPESFNVLVKELQSLGLDVELVKTQD, from the coding sequence ATGTCCGAAACGACGTTACAAGAATTCGTCGAGCGGAAAGATTTTTCTCGCATCCGAACCAATATCGATATTCCAGATCTGATCGAGATTCAGAAGCGTTCCTACGAAGAGTTTTTGCAGTTCGAGGTTGAATCGGAGAGACGGAAGGATCACGGATTGCAGGCAGCGCTGGCCAGCGTGTTTCCGATTCCGGATTATAACAACACGGCCGTGCTCGAATTTTCGAGCTATACGTTGGGGACGCCGAAGTATGACGAACGCGAATGTCTGGAGCAGGGTATGACCTTCGCCGTTCCGTTGAAGCTGCGCGTCCGTCTGGTGGTGCTCGATAAGGAGGATAAGGGGCCTCGCAAGAAAGTGCTCGATGTGCGTGAGCAGGAAGTCTATGTCGGTGAATTGCCTCTCATGACCGAGCGAGGGACCTTTCTCGTCAACGGGACCGAGCGAGTCGTCGTCAGTCAGCTTCATCGCTCGCCGGGTGCGTCGTTTACGCATGACAAGGGCCGAACCCATGCGAGCGGTAAGGTGTTGTACTCGGCTCGCATTATTCCCTATCGGGGCTCATGGCTAGATTTCGAGTTCGATGCCAAGGATATTCTCTATGTGCGGATCGATCGTCGTCGGAAAATGCCGACCACCATTCTGTTGAAAGCCTTCGGTTTTTCGAGCGACGACCTGCTGAAGATGTATTACCCTGTCGAAGAGATTCGCGTGTCGAAGGGGAAGATGTTCCGCAAGCTGGATCCCGAAATCCACCACGGACTTCGGTGCTCCGTCGAGGTGACGGACAAGGGCGGGAAAGAGCCGTTGGTGCGAGAAGGGGCCAGGCTGACGAAAGGTCTGATCGCGAAGCTGAAGGCTTCGGGAGTGAAGGAGATCCCCTTACTGCCCGCTGAGTTGGTGGGCCGGGCGGTGCTCACGGAATTGGTCGACTCGAAGCAGAACCAGTTGGCGGAGAAAAATCAGCGATTGACGGCGGAGATCGTCGAGCAGATCGCCGAAAGCGATGTGGAAGAATTCAAGGTCATTTATCTGGACATGGCGACCGCGACGCCCGTGATTCTTGACACCTTGGAGATGGAGAAAATCGGCTCCAAGGAGGAAGCGATGGTCGAAATCTACCGTCGCCTCCGTCCGGGGGAGACGCCGTCAGTCGACACGGCGAGAGCGCTGTTCGACAACCTATTTCTGAATTCCAAGCGCTACGATTTGTCTCCGGTCGGCCGGCTCAAGTTGAATAAGAAGCTTGGTTTGGACTTGCCCCTCGATCAGCGCACCCTGACCGCTCAGGACATCGTGGAAGTCATCCGCTACCTGGTCAATTTGAAGATCGGCAAAGGGGAAATCGACGACATCGATCACTTGGGTAATCGCCGTGTGCGATCCGTCGGCGAACTCCTTGAAAATCAATTTAGGCTGGGCTTGGTGCGGATGGAGCGAAGCATCAAGGAGCGCATGAATCTTCTTGATATGGAAACGGTGCTGCCGCATGACTTGATCAATGCCAAACCGGTTGTCGCGGCCGTCAAGGAGTTTTTCAGCAGCAGTCAGCTGTCTCAATTCATGGACCAAACCAACCCTCTGGCTGAAATCACGCACAAACGGCGTCTGTCGGCTCTTGGTCCAGGCGGACTCACGAGAGAGCGGGCCGGGTTCGAAGTTCGAGATGTGCACCCGTCCCACTACAGTCGTATTTGCCCGATCGAGACGCCGGAAGGCCCCAATATCGGATTAATCACATCGCTGGCCACCTACGCGCGGATCAACCAGTTCGGATTCATTGAGGCACCGTATCGGAAAGTCGTCAAGGGACGCGTGACTGATGAAATCGAGTTTCTCTCGGCGATCGAGGGCGACAAATACATCATTGCTCAGGCTAACTCGAAATTGGATGGGACGGGCAGGCTGGTATCGGAAACCGTTTCCTGTCGCCACGGCGGAGACTTTGTCCAGGCCACTCCGGATAAGATTGAGTACATGGACGTGTCACCGAAGCAAGTGGTGAGCGTCGCGACCGCGCTCGTGCCGTTCCTGGAACATGACGATGCCAACCGTGCGCTCATGGGCTCAAACATGCAGCGTCAGGCGGTTCCCCTCGTGACGTCCGAGGCTCCTCTGGTTGGGACCGGGATGGAAGCGGTGGTGGCGCGAGATTCCGGGTATGTTATCCAGGCTCGTCGCGCCGGGGTTGTGGAAAGCGTCGATGCCACCCGCATCGTAGTACGCGCCGATTCAAAGGACGGCAAGAGGGGGAAAGATTCCGGGCTGGACGTCTATGACCTCATCAAATTCCAGCGCTCGAACCAAAATACCTGCATCACGCAGACCCCCGTCGTTCGCCTCGGCCAGCCGGTCAAGAAAGGACAGGTGCTTGGGGATGGGCCGGCGATTGATCATGGAGAGCTCGCGCTGGGCAAAAACGTCCTTGTGGCGTTCATGCCATGGGGCGGCTACAACTTCGAGGACGCCATATTGCTCAGCGAAAAATTGGTCCGAGAGGACGCCTTCACCTCGATTCACATCGAAGAGTTTGAGGTAGAGGCCCGGGATACCAAGCTGGGGAAGGAAGATGTGACGCGGGATATTCCCAATGTCGGAGAAGAGGCGCTGAGAAATTTGGACGAGAGCGGGATCATCCGCATCGGTGCCGAAGTGAAGCCGGGCGATATCCTGGTAGGAAAGGTGACGCCCAAAGGCGAGACTCAGCTGACCCCGGAAGAAAAGCTGCTCCGCGCGATCTTCGGTGAGAAGGCCGGCGATGTGAAGGATACATCGCTAACCGTGCCTCCGGGAGTGGAAGGGATCGTGGTCGATGTCAAAATCTTCTCTCGCAAAGGACTCGACAAGGATGAGCGGTCGAGGAGCATCGAAACCGACGATCAAATGAAGTTGCAGCGCGATCACCACGAAGAGCTGCGGATCATCGACGAAGAAAAAACGAAGAAGATTCGGAAGTTATTGCTCGGTAAGGTGGTCGGTCGCGATCTGATGGACCCTGAGGGCGGCGACGTCATCTTGAAGAAGAAGGGTAAGCTGACGGCGGAAGTCCTCCGGCGATTGCCCGACGATACGGTGCGACACATCATCCTGAGTGATCCTGATGAGCAAAAAGAACTGGAAGATGTCGAGCGACGGGCGAAGGAGCAGATCGAAATCCTGCAGACGCTGTACGACGAAAAGGTGGGGCGCTTAAAGCGGGGCGATGAGCTGCCCCCCGGCGTCATCAAGCTCGTTAAGGTCTACATCGCGATGAAGCGCAAGATTCAGGTCGGGGACAAAATGGCTGGTCGACACGGCAATAAAGGTGTCGTGTCTCGGGTCCTGCCTGAAGAAGATATGCCCTATCTACCGGACGGGACCCCGGTGGAAATCGTGCTGAACCCTCTGGGTGTGCCGTCCCGTATGAACGTCGGGCAAATTCTGGAGACTCATCTCGGATGGGCGGCGAAGGCCTTGGGGATTCAAGTGGCCAGCCCTGTATTCGATGGCGCTGCGGAGAAAGAAATTAAGGATCTGCTAAAAAAGGCCAAATTGCCGGTGAGCGGTCAGTCGCAACTCATTGACGGCAAGACAGGTGAGCCGTTCGGCAGTCCGGTCACTGTCGGGTACATGTACGTCCTGAAGCTCCACCATCTGGTGGACGACAAGATCCACGCACGGTCCATCGGCCCATATTCTCTCGTGACACAACAGCCTCTGGGCGGCAAGGCTCAATTCGGGGGACAGCGGTTGGGAGAAATGGAAGTCTGGGCGTTACAGGCCTATGGGGCAGCCTCGACTCTGCAAGAGTTCCTGACCGTCAAGTCAGACGACGTGCCGGGTCGATCGCGCATGTATGAAGCGATTGTCAAAGGTGAGCCGTTCCTCGAGCCCGGGTTACCGGAGTCATTCAATGTGTTGGTCAAGGAGCTGCAGAGCTTGGGGCTTGATGTAGAGTTGGTCAAAACGCAGGACTAA